One window of Alkalispirochaeta americana genomic DNA carries:
- a CDS encoding helix-turn-helix transcriptional regulator produces MSYRAITRRTSYIDSRLRHRQDYPSAADIARSLKEEYGEEVTTRTIQRDIEKMRDRGAPIEYDPSRHGYCYTNKTWQLPAISLTEGDLLALMVGDRALEGYRNSPYYDELRSVFERLTTLLPAKVSVSSRDLIAHVSVISDPVTRIDPTVWEPVREGLHQNRTIAIHYQAPGRDESVVRIVDPLHLVGHRGEWYLLGWSHHHQTVRIYALFRIKKARLRNDIFTRPQGFRIEEYIDPSFGVFINEETVDIAIRFDGEVAQMIPERQWHWDQKVEHLHDHAIIVRFRTNQQSQVLFWVSQWGPAAEILEPPELRKRARQWFAGTAERYTPRSS; encoded by the coding sequence ATGAGCTACCGAGCTATCACCCGACGAACCAGCTATATCGATTCCCGTCTCCGGCACAGACAGGACTATCCCTCTGCCGCCGATATCGCCCGGAGCCTGAAAGAAGAATACGGCGAAGAAGTCACCACGCGGACAATCCAGCGGGACATCGAAAAAATGCGCGACCGCGGAGCCCCCATCGAGTACGACCCCTCCCGTCACGGCTACTGCTATACCAACAAGACCTGGCAACTTCCGGCGATCAGCCTCACCGAGGGAGACCTCCTGGCGCTCATGGTAGGGGATCGCGCCCTGGAAGGATACCGTAACAGCCCCTACTACGACGAACTCCGGTCCGTCTTCGAGCGCCTCACCACCCTCCTGCCGGCGAAGGTCAGCGTCAGTTCCCGTGATCTCATCGCCCACGTTTCTGTCATCTCCGATCCCGTCACCCGGATAGACCCAACCGTATGGGAGCCCGTGCGAGAAGGCCTCCACCAAAACCGCACCATCGCGATCCACTACCAGGCCCCGGGCCGCGACGAGAGCGTGGTTCGTATCGTGGATCCACTGCACCTGGTGGGACACCGGGGCGAATGGTATCTTCTGGGTTGGTCCCACCACCATCAAACCGTGCGGATCTACGCTCTCTTCCGGATCAAGAAAGCGCGATTGCGGAACGATATCTTTACCCGCCCCCAGGGATTTCGCATCGAGGAGTACATCGACCCTTCCTTCGGAGTCTTTATCAACGAGGAGACCGTGGACATCGCCATCCGGTTTGACGGAGAAGTGGCACAAATGATCCCGGAACGCCAGTGGCACTGGGATCAGAAAGTGGAGCATCTTCACGACCACGCCATCATCGTGAGATTCCGCACAAACCAGCAGTCCCAAGTGCTTTTCTGGGTATCCCAGTGGGGACCCGCCGCAGAAATCCTGGAACCACCAGAACTGCGGAAACGCGCCCGACAATGGTTTGCCGGGACGGCAGAACGCTATACCCCTCGTAGTAGCTGA
- a CDS encoding STAS domain-containing protein: protein MLVQGKDFTMHDETGLYYWHDENRLVLFLTGRVTANEAFSLYQHIEPWLAEHPGSVLVADMDGTSYIDSTTIGTLIRLHKEMKREGGSFSLCNLSPPVEEIIRKTKLLNYFQVLQDEELRSLEHELFDRMPRRSATDVDSCFVLEAHNDLCQVVPELLPRFERLMAILAAEAGCPGGESPGAARV from the coding sequence ATGCTTGTACAAGGGAAGGATTTCACCATGCACGACGAAACGGGGTTGTACTACTGGCACGACGAAAACCGGCTGGTGCTTTTTCTTACCGGCAGGGTTACGGCCAACGAGGCTTTCTCGCTCTATCAGCATATCGAGCCCTGGCTTGCCGAGCATCCTGGCAGTGTGCTTGTCGCGGATATGGACGGTACCAGCTACATCGACAGCACAACTATCGGAACCCTGATCCGTCTGCATAAAGAGATGAAACGGGAGGGCGGGTCCTTCAGTCTTTGTAATCTTTCGCCACCTGTGGAGGAGATCATCCGCAAGACAAAGCTCCTGAACTATTTTCAGGTTCTGCAGGACGAGGAGTTGCGTAGCCTGGAGCACGAGCTTTTTGATCGAATGCCCCGTCGTTCCGCCACCGATGTGGATAGCTGTTTTGTGCTGGAGGCGCACAATGATCTCTGCCAGGTGGTTCCCGAGTTGCTGCCCCGGTTCGAGCGTCTCATGGCGATTCTGGCGGCCGAAGCAGGTTGTCCGGGCGGAGAATCCCCGGGAGCTGCTCGAGTCTGA